The genomic segment CTCGAACACGTCGCGGCCGTCGTCGTCGGCCGCGGCGAGGGCTGCGGCCAGGTCGGGGGTCGCGTGCAGGAAGCGTGGGTCGCGGCGACGGACGGCGGCCCTCACGGGGAGGAACGAGGCGGGGGCGGCCGTGATCCGGTGTCCGGCCCCGGTGACTTCCTCTTCGCCCGCGCAGAACTTGCCGAACATCACCCCGACCGGTCCGTAGAGGTTCTTCAGCACCCAGTGCGGCCAGGCCAGCAGGTCACGGTGCCCCGTGCCGGGCACCTCGCCCAACAAAACGATGTTCTCGCAGCGCAGGAGGCCATGGGGCCGGTTCAGCTGCGGCCGCAGCCACTCCGCGGCCTGGGCGCCCGCGTGGAAGAGCTCCGCCTGGACGGCTTCGGCGGCGCCGTCGGCGCGGTAGACCGTCCAGGTCGTCAGTCCCCGTTCGAGGGAAGGGGCGAGGTAGGGGCAGTGGGCGGTCATCCGGCGTGCGTAGTCACCGATTTCCACGGAGTTCGGCCGGGTGGTGCTGGCCTCAACGAGGCGCAGCGCCCCGGCGGTGGGTCGGGGCGCTGCGCTGGTACGGCTGGTGGTCACCGGCGGGTGGTCTCCGGCTGGTCGGGCGTGATGTCGCCGTCGCCGCCGGCGGGGCCGCAGTCCCATTCGGCGACCACGGTGCCACTCTCCCGGTAGCGGGCGACGGCGGCCTGGTCGACGTTGCCGTCGGCGTCGGTGAACCAGATCTCCGGCAGCGGCCCGTACGCCTCTTCGTACGCGGTGACCCAGGCGATCGGCCCGTGGCCGTTGTTCGCGACGTGACGGATCGGCCGGCCGGCGCTCTCCAGGCACAGGGCCTCGTAGGCGGGGGTGCCGAGCAGGTCGTGCCACGCCTTGTCCACAGCCGGGGAGAACATCTCGGGTGCGGACTGGCCGTTCTGGAAACGCTGGCCGGTGATGGTCAGGAACCGGCGCAGCTCGGTCGTTGCAGTGCTCATGGTGGTGCCCCTCTCGGTGTCGAGTGGTGCTCGCCCCGTCCGGGTTGGAACGGGTGTGGTGCCTGGTGGTGCCGTACGCCGCGCATCCGGGGTTGGTCGGTCCCGTCCAGGTGCGCGGCGGACATCGGCGGCGACCGCGCGGGCGGAGCCGGTGAGCAGCAGCGTGCTCTGTTTCAGGCCCGCGGGTGGCAGGCCGGGGTCGCCGGTCCATCCCGGCACGGCTTTGACCAGAGCCTTGTGGAGCTTCCGGTCAAGCGGGAGTTCCGCTTCGAGGCGTCCTTCAGGGTCGTGCAGCACGGCATGGGTGTCGGTCATCATGCGCCCGCCGCGTTCTCGTCCTGGTCATGGTTGCCGGTGTCGGCGTCCGGGGTCTGGACGGCGAAGAAGCGGGCGTAGCCGCGGTTGGCGCGGGCGAGCAGCTCCGGGGGCGGCTGGCCGAAGGCGGGCGGCTGAATGCCGGGGCCTGGTGTCTCGGGTCCGGCAGGTGTGGGTGCGCTCATGGGCACCGCCTTCTGTCGCTGGGTGCGTCGATGTCGTTCGACGCTACGGACGTCCCTGCTTCGCCCTCAACAGAATTGCGGATAGTTGCGGAATTTCACTCCAGGGCGTCCATCGCGGCCTGGATGAGGGCGCGGGCGGCGTCGCCGTAGACGGCCATTGCCGCGAGGCCGGTGAACGCCTTGGTGTAGTCGGCGATTTCGCGTGGCTGCGTCACCTTGATCTCCGCCGTGAGCGTCTCCACCACGGCCGTCGTGTCGTCGTGTACGTAGAACGCTTCCAGCGGCCAGATGGTGCGCTGCGCGGTGAAGGGGATGATGCCCAGCGAGAGAGACGCGAGTGGCATCACCGCCAGGAGGTGGCGCAGCTGCCCGCGCATCGCCTCGGGGTCGGCGGTGCGGTAGCGCAGGACGGATTCCTCGATGAGGACGACGTAGCGGTGGCCGCCCTCGTAGAGGAACCGGGAGCGTGCGACGCGGGCGGCGACCGCTTCGGCGACGTCGTCGGGGGTGCCCTGGAAGTGAGTGATCTGCTTCATCAGAGCGGTCGCGAACGCCGGTGTCTGGAGGAAGCCGGGGGGCAGGTTGGAGACGTAGATCCGGCAGTGGCGGGTCTGTTCGTGCAGGGCGTACCAGTCCTGCTGGACCTGGCGCATGCCGTTGCGGTGCAGGCGGCGCCACTCCATGTACATCGAGTCGACAGCGCGGGCGGTGGCGATGAGGTCGTCGGCCTGGTCGTCCGCGCCGCACGCCGTGCACCAGGTGCGGATGTCCGCGTCCGAGGGTAGGACGTCGCCCTTCTGGACCCTGGTCGTCTTGGCCGGGTGCCAGCCGCACCGGGTGGAGAGGTCCTTCCCGGTGAGGCCGGCGTCCTTGCGTAGGTGCTGCAACCGCGCGGCGAGCGCCTCGCGGGCCGATTGGGCGCTGGACGAGGGGGATGTGGTCGTCATGGAGTGGCGGCCCTTGAGGTGCGTGCGGGTCAGATGCGGTAGTCGACGTGCGGGGTGGCCAGGTCCCACACCGTACGGAACGCCTCCGCGCACAGCTTGACGGCCTGCGGGTCCTCGGTGTGGTCGGGCTCCAAAGCCTCGCCGTCGCCGGAAAAGACGTTCCACCGCACGACCTGGTCGTCGATGAGCCAGAAGTCGTTGCCCGGCAGAGCGAGGGCGGATGCGCGGCGGCGGGGCAGCCAGCGGACCTGTTCGCCGGCGCGGAGGTTGGCGTCGGTGATGGCGTGCTCGAAGCGGATGTAGTCGGTGACGGGCTCGGACACGACCCGGGCCCGTCGAACCTCCACGCCGCGGGCGACGGCCCGCTTCACCAGCGGTAGCCAGCCGTTCCAGTACGAGGAGTCGTCCTCGGGCACGCTTCCGTCCCGCAGGAACGCCTCGAAGACCTCGCGCTCCTCCCCCACGGCGTAGGAGTCCCGCAGCTCCAGGTGCAGGGCATGGTGCTGAGCGGAGTCGAGGAGGGCCTCAAAGCTGAGGGCCGGCGGCTTCTGCGGCATCACACGCCTCCCTGATCTGGTCAATCATCCGCACCGAGAGCCGGATGATGCCCTCGTCATCAGCCGGAGGGCTGTCCTGGCCGCACGCGGCCCGGGTCGCCGCGTCGGCGAACTTGCCCTGCAGAACCAGTTCCGGGCCCTCAGCGGCCTCAGTGTCCACCCACACGGCCGGGCAGTTTCCGCCGCCCGAGTTCGGGTCCGTGCCGAAGAAAAGTAATGCCATGATCGC from the Streptomyces sp. AM 4-1-1 genome contains:
- a CDS encoding helix-turn-helix transcriptional regulator, whose protein sequence is MTTTSPSSSAQSAREALAARLQHLRKDAGLTGKDLSTRCGWHPAKTTRVQKGDVLPSDADIRTWCTACGADDQADDLIATARAVDSMYMEWRRLHRNGMRQVQQDWYALHEQTRHCRIYVSNLPPGFLQTPAFATALMKQITHFQGTPDDVAEAVAARVARSRFLYEGGHRYVVLIEESVLRYRTADPEAMRGQLRHLLAVMPLASLSLGIIPFTAQRTIWPLEAFYVHDDTTAVVETLTAEIKVTQPREIADYTKAFTGLAAMAVYGDAARALIQAAMDALE
- a CDS encoding DUF6879 family protein produces the protein MPQKPPALSFEALLDSAQHHALHLELRDSYAVGEEREVFEAFLRDGSVPEDDSSYWNGWLPLVKRAVARGVEVRRARVVSEPVTDYIRFEHAITDANLRAGEQVRWLPRRRASALALPGNDFWLIDDQVVRWNVFSGDGEALEPDHTEDPQAVKLCAEAFRTVWDLATPHVDYRI
- a CDS encoding DUF6875 domain-containing protein; this encodes MTTSRTSAAPRPTAGALRLVEASTTRPNSVEIGDYARRMTAHCPYLAPSLERGLTTWTVYRADGAAEAVQAELFHAGAQAAEWLRPQLNRPHGLLRCENIVLLGEVPGTGHRDLLAWPHWVLKNLYGPVGVMFGKFCAGEEEVTGAGHRITAAPASFLPVRAAVRRRDPRFLHATPDLAAALAAADDDGRDVFEHIPTEWKDIRTWARNLLPPPKPSPSSPTTPATPPRSSS